The sequence ttccctaacatttgttattatcaagtagatgtctgagacatgattaaacaaacacaaacacactcccccccacacacacgcgcatatatatatatatatatatatatatatatatatatatatatatatatatatatatatatatataataataataataataataataataataataatctttatatcagcAAAAGCCATGTACAGAATTGCAATagaggtacagtgatcttacatttatgacatcagtaagaaagataagatatgcaatattatcggtgatacagaacaaacatcaattagcaggttgatcccagagttctaaggtctgggtaataaaatcttagtagcattattgcttaataataatgatgataacagcaggacttccagacagcaaagatataatataataaaacacttTATCACACCATTACTGGATATTATTCCaatgttatttagtgatgaagattttgcatagcgACACCAAcagagattagtaaatacaattcattgcactgacgcttccctactccaggtttcccacattttggatttgaTTCTAgcagcacttgcaagcacattttgaattaggggattttcactagaacgtaggcgggaggtgagacttactatagagtgtCGAATGACGGTTTTTAGTTTATCCAgtttattttcaacaaacatcactggagctgaatggtgcctcggggtattagtgaggcgtcttaggatatcattgtgaaggactgtgatacgtctcatcgattcacgcttatagtttgcccatagcgagcagtcttacacgttatagcagtaggtttgaaacgggagttttttgatatcctggcggcagaaggcaaatcttctccttACTATGTTCTttggacaacacaatttacgtcaccTCTTTTCAATGTCACATCAGAATCCTTTACATAAATGACCTTTATAATCTaaaagtgaattttataatctaatcattatagtAAGGTAGATTACCATGAATCCCTTATTGGTATTGTAACACTATTTTGACCATTTAATGATGAACAGtgattatgaattagaatttggtgGTTTGAATTTATAGTGAGATAAAAAAAGCATCTGTAGTTGAAGAAATAACTCTGATGAAcgtattcttcttctcctttttctcctttttcttctctttcttctccttcttcttcttcttcttcttctttcccagcgATTTTTATCAACTGTAACCATACCTGACGAGCAAAATAAACAACACCATAAAGAAAAAGACTTTGGATAAACTCAGTGAATAAACGaaaaagctaaaaagaaaaaaacataggtgaagattattctattcattatttaatgaagtaataattataatagaggaaaggcagaagatgaatatgatgagagttaaaggcaatgaggagataaATATAGGGAATATGAAATTCTGTGATGCAAACACACATGATTAGATAATTTGACCAAATGATAATGAATAGattaatcataataaatatatatataataatgagatAGAATTTGCTAtacatatcaactctctctctctctctctctctctctctctctctctctctctgtatatatatatatatatatatatatatatatatatatatatatatatatatatatatatatatatatatatataaatatatatatatatatatatatatatatatatatatatatattttcttaaaaataataactaataataaaaaagcaaaagccaaatcttaaaaaaataaaattttgaaactaggcctatagtgaatacagtttatttatcctggctcatcacctactgaaaggtttggaacgttggagagagagagagagagagagagagagagagagagagagagagagagagagagagagagagatcgtacaacacctatgaagaagaagaagaagtataaaaagaagaagcaaactcaccaatgAACACCTCTtatacatccggtggattcctttgccttaagacgCATCTCTCTGCGTAAGGCTCcgtcatctggtcgttcttctTCTGGGAACCCGATGCAgtctctcaccctgactcccttcaaggaggcgaggagtctgaggatgacctcagggctcctcgtcctccccagggaacacagaggaaacgACATTGCCTcgaacgatctgttgggaagaaggaaattaagaaaatgggatgaaatgaaatgaaataaaatgaaaagaagaagaaaggaaatgatgtcatccacatttattcattattttatgcttttattgttatcttgtttcgttaagatggacatgtgcattcagacacatacacgcacacacacacgaataccaatggagagaaagagagagcgggaGGGTGACtgaaggagtgtgtgtgtgttcccaataatagaataaaaaaaagagagagcaacgaggaattccAACTTCCCTCTATGCATTCTATTATATGGGATTTCCACGTACATTGTCGGCCTACGGAtagtaccctttcacacacacccacacccacacacacacacacacatatatatatatatatatatatatatatatatatatatatatatatatatatatatatatatatatccatatctattttgacaggacataggcctattttccCAGAGTATTGGGTAaactaaataatgaataatataataatataatataatgataatactctctctctctctctctctctctctctctctctcccctctctctctctctctctctctctctctctctctctctctctataaggaatgatgtctcctcacctccttgcatcctgtggttgcaatgtccgaaggatgtccccaaccttctcgatgtcttcttccttgacgtccctGACATCGACATAGACATTTGGATCCTCCTCCcagaaagggatggggcgactgacgctgctgacgtcgttgactcTGAAGTGAataactgaaagagaaagaagaagaagaagaaggttgagtAAAATGAAcattttctctgtgtttctttcttaagattttaaaggaaaagggaataataataataataataataataataataataataataatttggaggcaaaagaactaaacacagtagagCAATGTCTGCCAGTGTGTCTGGGAGGTTGCgttaatgtgtgtgcgtttgtgtgtgcgtgtgggagtcaatgtgtgcgtgtgtgcaagtGACCATTGTAGCCGCTCACATAAGGAATGTCATCAATCTCCTCATGAAACCCTCATATTATGCACTATCTAAATCacctcagccaataacaactcagcttcattTAATTGGCCCAATTTCATTGGCCGataccttttcactttccttttgctgattggttctcccgttcggataactccgcccacttccttgtagagaaccaatcagcgcaagAAGGgggcggagtcaggaggagccgcgtttgactatgactggtgccgatatttgtttcctattcattacaatcatgatcattttgattcatttctatcattattaatgaaatcaacgccatagaaatgagacatttccttttaatatatggaaggaaataaattaaaacttaacatcgaaagcttttatatcaaattccaatcagatgaaaacaatattttcctttttgtgaaaataaaacctgattgagacctctgaatataatgttctacatctatagagtaatgatgatgataataatgatgttaacaatgatattgataatgataacaacgatattaacaatgaatgccaggatgaggatgagggaaaggaggccaggtattgtaatgtccctcggaggaaaggaacagagaaaataatattattattacttaccaaaatATAgaatctgttttgtcttttccaaagatcgacagaaggcgtcgaggctgggaTGGTCCTTAAATATGACATCGAGACTTCcaatatttggagggatttggaacgttgggtcccagatgcctttGTAAAtctcacaactgttccaaagagaagaaaagaaaagaaagaaatagttattgaatttgattgggaattttattaccaagtttatgatgatgataattatgatgatgatgatgataatcatgatgatgatgatgaatatgatgatgatgatgatgatgatggcaacgaaaacgaaaagtgaaaatgagtaatttcgtaaaatatggaaattaatattaccgaaaaatgagaaagtaaaatcgggactttttgatgtttagccgacttattatgagtctaattgtgacaatgatgataatgatgatactgacaatataaaatatattgtttacaacaCTCAGGTTGATTGTTATACTAAAcgttatgagttctctctctctctctctctctctctctctctctctctctctctctctctctatcagtaggcctatatatttgtgcatgtgcatatgtttgtatgaatgATCATGTATCATTGTATTGTCataaagatatttgattattatatgtatcttgtaatattcaaaataactgtgaaataataacttactcattggtgagtagattcttgattgactctctctcttctacggtcggctctgaatctcctTTGTAATGGTTATGTAGATCTATCCAtgatgggttgatgagatgccggcaaagttgcctttgtagttcaactaacccatcagtgtcattaagttttattatgattttaatttcctctctgtttgggagagggggatctgtggctctaaggagggcaatgtacgcatcaattgtatgatcttcAATTCTGGTGTCTTTATCAAACAacttgaacctctgtgctatccatcttgaagaagaatggtcacatttgatattcttcaagactcttaggccagagtctttgtcgttcactcccgacctttctaggagttccagtgcctcaatcttggcatcttctgacaccttcatctcgtctccgtcacccacatggaataggctgatcatatgtatcatcatattttgatatttgtgaaggttttccgGGAGtctccctccaagaagcatttcaaagatctttttaactgtggctgtgtttacagattggTCCCAGCAatggtttgtcaatttcatagggaaaaacagagctgccatgaattccatcatccctttatgcgggaaactgtaatgaaaggagccttgggaagtggtcactttcttcaggaaggcgccagttagctcttcggctggcatTCCCAAACTATAGCAAAAGGCAGACAAATTATTGATGGTGGattctggaatattgatttcatcattTTGTAATGCTTTGAAGGATTCACCACATAGTTTCTCAACAAATTTCTTGGTTGCAATCTTTGTTGAAGTTGGTTCTAAGAAAGCTGTTTTGGGGTGTTTCGCCAAACGCTCCTTCAATTTTGATAGAGACAAAAGGtgaaattgccagtagagctcagcttcagtggtgatgttgcttataacctCTGGTTTAATCATCCACAGAActgttacaagagcgagatttaagggtagtccccacacctcatgcatagtgtgctttgttttcctcagatactgcAACAATTCCTCTAATGATTGCAAGGGAGAATTGTCTGACCCCAATTCTGtataatacttgcatacaaactcttctctcttctcctttggaattccctcaagactaattgtagacacagttgtgtaatcggatttcacttgattgttgaatctctcctcaaattcaggtctggttgtcacaataacgCTAATTGGGtgggatttcttcagtgtcaaaacttctaggaataattttgatgatttatcgTTTAATTCATCGTACCCATCTATGATGAGTAGACAATTGTAAGCCAAACACACTTCAATAATTTCATTACCTTGGAATTTCTGGTGAACGTCTCTAAAAAacgccactaacaagtctttaaaagattcaatgaaATCCCTGCATTGTACATACAAAAGTATGTCATAGTCATTAAGGCCTTTGATGTCGtccttcttactgagccagtcagaattgatcttcttaaccagagtggttttccccatacctgccattcccttgatcagtaagagtccactgtgatcataatgaggtacgtgattcagtatgtcctctataggaacactacaggggccactttccccttctagcttcatttctgtgtaaatcttctctactggtatgttggggttagaagaggttcctgttatcaggttgagaggattaatgcttttcaatttttcaagaattttcttcaaacaagggaagccttcttcttccaataacttcttctttttggtgaagtcaatttccctttgatattcatcaaagacctcggctcctatacctcctttCCCTATCTCATGGATCTTTTGTCGTGTGTtatcaaaaactctgtccatttctctttcgATTTCTTCTTTACCCTCAGGGATTACTACATACCCGAGCACAACAAGTTTTAAGCTCCCTTGAATttttattgtaagttcatataattcatttattatgCGACTACACCATCCTCTGTCAATTCTCGGATTGTGGGCTGTTTCATTCCTCTTATCCTTCAAGACGGCTAAAGACATTTCTGGGTCGGAACCATTTTGTTTTTGCCACTTTTCGTCATTTTTTCCAGctaaacatatagaaaaaaaaagaagcacaTGAATCATAGATATGTCCCATGTATTGTGGGATGAAGGATTCATGAACTTATCCCGTTGATCCTTTGAAAGATTCCTCTTGACTTCATtgatgttgaccccttggctttcgaggtagtctttgaagttacTTCCTCGGTCCCATGTGGGATTCACCCAGCAAAGGATCatgaaataaagaggctgaatggcttccctgaaaaTCTTCCACAATCTTACGCTTGACTCATCAAACTCATCGatttggatcgaaggaggaacggtgtctctgtacaaaagagaaaattgAATTGACCATAGGTGACtacaatgaaaagaaatataagataatattgatattcatagataaaataaaattaaagaacctttatacaagaaaaatcactcaaaattggcactatatatatatatatatatatatatatatatatatacatatatatatatatatatatatatatatatatattatatatatatatatatctatatgtatatatatatatatatatatatatatatatacatatagatatatatatatatatatatatatatatatatatatatatatgtatgtatatatatatatatacatacatatatatatatatatatatatatatatatatatatatagatagatatatatatatatatatatatatatatatatatatatatatatatacacaaacatatatatatatatatatatatatacatatatatagatatatatatacacaaacatatatatatatatatatatatatatatacatatatacacacacatatatatatatatatatatatatatatatatatatatatatatatatatatatatacaggaaggttggggcatctggaacgccttaGATTTAATatgaataggatggagaaaagccatcgtagcatcatacatgtattttccaaattttcgagacttagggtctcatcatcagggctctaaaatatacaaaatatacaaagaaaaaaaactcagtattaatattaatacaaatggaaaAACATGAAAGTTAATTATAATCatctaaaaaataaactataaaaaagaaaaatatataaagtttaaaagtgaagaatgcttaagttagtacctatctctaaggAAATAAAAACTGAGTgatgttgtctggtttggaaaggaggacgtcaactatgcaatatatagaactgtggaagaagtctgaccatttaatggtggCACAAGCGgtttgattgttaacgactccaaaacagagagagaatagtcattgggcgcttgggtgacaatgcgaaaatccttatatgaaaatgatgttttacatttattacaatgttctcgtttgttggaaaattcttttgttttcaaagtacatcccgtacggtgactgactccgagatgagaatcgattctgactttgagcaatcttttggtggctgccacgtatttcccgatcttacatttcgggcaagtaaagcaatataccaccaaagaccgcatcaaagtcggaagtttatctttgtgggagaacaaagaacccagagttttaggatttttttctatcaacttaaggttcacagccggaaaagttttctgaatgactttttgtattaaCACCTTAAATGAGTTAGAAGAAATTGAAGGTATAGAGgctaatattaataatttaggcatgtTGGGTACAAGTTgatgtggctgaaatttatcatttaaaaagttattgacatatttcaagagtaattggatttcgctatggaagttatgccagttggaagaaaaCGTGGAAAATTTGTATCTTGTATAAAAATACAACACTCAATTGGAAGGACAAGTCCGAGGCCTTTAATCTGCAGTTGTTAGTAATggctgttgtgatatatatatatatatatatatatatatatatatatatatatacatatatatgtatatatatatatatatatatatatatatatatatatatatatatatatatatatatatatatgtatatttatatgtgtgttcgtgtgtgtgtgcatatatacgatatatatacaaccatatttatatatatatatatatatatatatatttatatatatatataaatatatatatatatatatatatatatatatatatatatatatatatatatatatatatatgtatatttatatgtgtgtatgtgtgtgtgtgcatatatacgatatatatacaaccatatatatatatatatatatatatatatgtatgtatatataaatatatatatgttttatatatatatatatatatatatatatatatatatatatgtgtgtatgtatatatatatatatatatatatatatataaatatatatatatatatatatatatatatatatatacatatatatatacatatatatatatatatatatatggatatatatatgtatatatatatacatatatatatgaatatccatatatatttatatatataaacatatatatatatatatatatatatatatatatatgtatatatatacatataaatatatatatatatatatatatatatatatatatatatatatatacccatatatatatacccatatatatatatatatatatatatatatatatatatatatatatacatatatagtatatatataatatatatatagaaccatatatattatatatataaatatatatatatatatatatatggatatatatatatatatatataaaatatatatatatatatatatatatatatatatatatatatgtatgtttatatatatatatatatatatatatatatatatatactgcatatatatatatatatatgtatatatatatatatatatatatatatatatatgcatatatataaatatgtatatatatttatatatatatatatatatatatatatatatatatacatatatatatatgtaaacatttatatatatatatatatatatatatatatatatccatatatatacatatatatatatatatatatatatatatatatatatatatatatatatccatatatatgcatatatatatatatatatatatatatatacagtatatatataaatatatatatatatatatatatatatatatatatatatatatatatagatttatatatatatatatacatttatatatatactgtatatatatatatatatatatatatatatatatatacatatatatatatatatatatatatatatatatatacatatatgtatgtatgtatatatatatatatatatatatatatatatatatatatatatatatatatatatatatatacatatatgtacttacatatatatatgtatatatatatttatttatatatacgtaatatatatatatatatatatatatatatattatgtgtgtttgtaaatatatatatatatatatatatatatatatatagatatatatatatatatatatatatatacaatatatatataaatatatatataatatatatatatatatatatatatatatatatatatatatatatatatatatacatacaacacatatatatacacac comes from Palaemon carinicauda isolate YSFRI2023 chromosome 3, ASM3689809v2, whole genome shotgun sequence and encodes:
- the LOC137630652 gene encoding NACHT, LRR and PYD domains-containing protein 3-like; this translates as MTAEVAEQQEIQHYEASSVVDKGGEWAVATLQDTVPPSIQIDEFDESSVRLWKIFREAIQPLYFMILCWVNPTWDRGSNFKDYLESQGVNINEVKRNLSKDQRDKFMNPSSHNTWDISMIHVLLFFSICLAGKNDEKWQKQNGSDPEMSLAVLKDKRNETAHNPRIDRGWCSRIINELYELTIKIQGSLKLVVLGYVVIPEGKEEIEREMDRVFDNTRQKIHEIGKGGIGAEVFDEYQREIDFTKKKKLLEEEGFPCLKKILEKLKSINPLNLITGTSSNPNIPVEKIYTEMKLEGESGPCSVPIEDILNHVPHYDHSGLLLIKGMAGMGKTTLVKKINSDWLSKKDDIKGLNDYDILLYVQCRDFIESFKDLLVAFFRDVHQKFQGNEIIEVCLAYNCLLIIDGYDELNDKSSKLFLEVLTLKKSHPISVIVTTRPEFEERFNNQVKSDYTTVSTISLEGIPKEKREEFVCKYYTELGSDNSPLQSLEELLQYLRKTKHTMHEVWGLPLNLALVTVLWMIKPEVISNITTEAELYWQFHLLSLSKLKERLAKHPKTAFLEPTSTKIATKKFVEKLCGESFKALQNDEINIPESTINNLSAFCYSLGMPAEELTGAFLKKVTTSQGSFHYSFPHKGMMEFMAALFFPMKLTNHCWDQSVNTATVKKIFEMLLGGRLPENLHKYQNMMIHMISLFHVGDGDEMKVSEDAKIEALELLERSGVNDKDSGLRVLKNIKCDHSSSRWIAQRFKLFDKDTRIEDHTIDAYIALLRATDPPLPNREEIKIIIKLNDTDGLVELQRQLCRHLINPSWIDLHNHYKGDSEPTVEERESIKNLLTNDCEIYKGIWDPTFQIPPNIGSLDVIFKDHPSLDAFCRSLEKTKQILYFGK